Below is a genomic region from Amphiura filiformis chromosome 19, Afil_fr2py, whole genome shotgun sequence.
ATAGGTGAgttttagtccgaataatcagacccagaacaaaatattaatttctgacatgatcgtgttctgggtgaGTTTGGGTTAGTGAGCCAAGTTATTGAGGAATTGTTTTCTAAATGTGGCCAGAGGAGATATAACTGTACATGTGGTAAACCTGAACTCCTTCCTTGAAGATGATCTCATGTCATGTTCAACTCTGGACAATCATACATACATATCACCATCAACAACAAGCTCAGTTGGAACAATCATATCGTCAATACCATCTCCAAAGCTGCTGTAATAAGATGTAAAAGCCACGACATATAATAAATGCTTGTCAGACACCAGTTATAATATTTTGCTACCATATCTGGGACCCAGAATTACATTGATGTGGAAGCTGTCCAAAATTGAGCTGCCAGATTTGTCAACAGAGATTTCCGCCCAGATAGCATGTGTCTCATCCATGGTTCGGGAGCTTGAATGGAAGCGCCTGGAAGAATGGAGACTAATACATGTAAGCGCTTTAAAGCACAAGTTatttcctcctgacatactggaatgtacgcagtatgtcaggaggaaagattgaagttgtggagaaggagatggttgtAAACAATATTTCCTAGGAGTAACAGAATTGTGGTGGCTTGGATAAGGGAAGTTTACAGATGATGGAAATATGTTCCTCTcttctggaaaagatactggaaggaaacgaggaggtgtgcgtttcataatagaaagaaccacagccaagtgtgttttgagatataatccaataaatgagagagtgatgactgtaagactgcaaggacatcctttaaatattTCTATCATACAAGTTTATGCACCAACATCATGAACATCAGATGTATCAGACagcgagatgacagacttctatggCCTGGGTCATATCCGTCCAATCGTCAGTCAACattaggtaaattttcacgggaacatTTTCTGgaatgaccaatgcgtatcaatgtgagtgtaacctcgagcccgatccctgacccccggcggtgacctcgctattataagtcttagtaattttgaactggaatagtattcttggccgcaattttgatagaaatgtgtgcattgcaaatttattgaatatcatgtgatcttaattttttcacaatatcatcaaaacgtaatttcaaaaatatctacctacggaaaaaatatttatctacggaaactctttccataatattattaacttgcgacaactaacttattttgcatcaaaggacgAATTCTTCATATTCAAATGCATTTGGAAGACCACCCgttgtgctcggggtcacattccataatgctaatatgtctgcgcccatgggtgtcacgtgtccagaaaaaaTTCCCGTGAAAATGTTCCTATTAATTTTGACTGATCGTTGaatacgcccccccccccccctcgaaacATCACTAGTCATGTTAGTGGAGTCTGGTCCAGAGGCAGTGGCGTATATAGCCAGGGATAAAAGGGCAGGATGTCTTATATATTTCCTCTTGATCAACATGGTCAATGCTGTTCCACTTTCTCAAAATGACGCGGCCTAGCTAAACCTTCCAGGGCTGTGTCTGACTTGATGGACTAACAGCCATTTTCTTCAGATTTTCTTTAAGTTCTCTATTGGGTTCAAGTCTACTTTTCAGCGATTTATAATCAAACACACGacaaatataattaaaatgaAAATGGCGCGGCGCGCACAGTTAATATTATGTACCGAATTGTAATCTATGCAGAATTCTTTGTATAATTATATGGActtctgcaacttttgaaatccaaactTATGCCATTAAAATGCTTGCAACTTTTTTCAACAAGATTGGagagcaacaaatgaggtgtcaaaatttgacGTATGAAATGCCGCATTTAGCGAGTTTAATTAATTTTTCAAGTGTAACGATACCACGCCCCTGTGTGCTGGCtggtattttgtcaaaataaaaagcGTGAGTCCTGATTTCCAAGCATTGTTTTACCATAACTATCCACATGTCCTACTCTCCATAGTTCCTCCACATGCTGCAATGTATTCTTTCACGATCATCTAATAATTTGCCTTTTCATTTCAGTGTCGTTCAAGTCAACATTGACGATCAAACTACGACAGACGTTCAGATTTTAGACCCTGACAACAACAACTCGGAAACAACTCGTGAAATCTGTTGCAAATCATGCGGACCCTTGGACTGCATCGACCATCGTCTTCGCCATCTCTTCGCCGCCTGGGGACGCATCGTCGCCCGTCATCCATGGCCGATACTTCTCCTTCCAATTCTGGTCACCATCGGTCTATCAGTAGGGTTCCGTTATGTAACGATGGAAACGAACCAGGAGAAAATATACACACCTCAAAATGGAAAAGCTAAAACCGAAAGAAAAATTGTTGATGAATTGTTTTCGTCGGTGTCGTGGGAAGACCACGCGACTCCGGCGAGATTAACTGAACTTGGACGCTATATACAAATCATATTTACAACGGACGATGATCAAAATGTTCTGATATTAGCGCTTTTAGACAAGGCTTACGACGTTCACCAAATGGTTTTAGATCATATAACAATCTCAGGAAATGTGTCATACAGGTATGAAAATCTGTGTATCAAGTGGCACGATTCATGTTTAGCTAACACTGTACTCACTTTATACGAAGACAACGAAGATTATTTTACCGACAATAACATCTCATACCCGTATAGTTTCTTGCCAGATGGCAACGTGGGTTTTCTCGGTGCTGAGTTAGGTGATGTCGAACTGTGGATGGAAGACGAGATTGAGACACAGTTTTCACCCGTCAAATCAGCGAAAACGTTTCGTCTTCTGTATTATCTAAAATCAGAGGGAGAGTTTGATGAAATTAATTCAAAGTTTGAGTCTTTTGTCATTAAAAGAGTGCGCAAAATGTCGGCAGATTGGGAAGATGTTAATGTGGTAACATTTACATCAAGGACTCCCGATGACGAGGTGAAAGCAGCAACTTATGAAATGATTGTGCTCTTCCCAATAGCCGCTGCTTTACTGCTGATATTTACGGTAAGTTAGTCCATATCATTTGTAAATCCTCGCACATCTCTCAATAGTATATATAGGTCTGTTGCCATAATGGTGTAATACATAGCCTACctcaatttttaacaatttctcACATCTGTACCTATTTATTCAGGTTGGGTCTTGTATGACGAAGGACCCTGTCCGCAGCAAGCCGTGGTTAGCCATCGCAGCCTTAGTCTCAACTTTACTGGCAATGCTGTCAGCTCTTGGGGTTATGTTCTTCGTGGGAGTGCCTTTTGTGGATATGGTAGTCGCAATGCCCTTCATCATCATCGGTAAGCTTGATCTTCAAACGacattttgtatttcttttgaaGTAACACCGGCTGGAGTCGATAGAGGACCGCATCTAGGGGTGttatttttttagactttgggtGTTATTTTTACACTCTTGGTGTTATTTTGCGCAAAGATTTTGAAGGTTAAATAGCAATAACACCAAAAGGTCCTCCATTGACTCCAAccggtgttacttttaacacccAAGTTTTTGCAATGCATGGCCAGATTTACATTTGCCgcttgcatcttcctttttaccCCGAAAACAACtatattttggaccaaaatagaaTAGAATTCTTATCGCGTTCCCTAACCCTCATGACCCTTCAAATAGTAAAATTCACCTtgactaaaatagtctgaaattgattttgTTTCATCATGCGCAAATGTTCTTACATTGGAACTAAATATGCTTGTCCGCGTCTAAATTCCAATGCATCCGCTGCCACTGTCGAtcttttacataaaccaaaccCAAACCTTGGCCACcttagtgcacatgccttcctcacggcaGTATTGGGGgtacctccaaattttggcctggcccatggccccccaaaaggtaaattcggccctggcCAGAAGACTGAGCGTTTTAAACAATCAGCGCAAAGAATCCGCTCGTGCCAAAATGACCCCTAATGTCTTCAGCTTTCTTCACCAGTATTATCTCATTTCGTCATTCCATTATCCAGGTCGTGGTCTTGACGATGCTTTCATTATGCTGGCAGCGTGGCGACAAACAGACACCAACCTGCCCGTCGAACGTCGCATGTCTTTAACCCTTGCCGACTCCGTCATGTCTATTACCGCAACTACCGTTACGGACACTCTCGCATTTACGGTCGGTAGCATCTCAAGCTTCGTATCAATACGGACGTTCTGTGTCTACACCGGATTAGCTGTCGTGTTTGACTACATTTACCAGATTACGTTTTTTGCCGCCTGCATGGTTTTCAGCGGTCGACGCGAAGCGGCTGGGCGACATTGTTTCACGATGAAAAGAATACAAAAGCCTTATGCCATTGTCGCGACGAAACGGGACGAAGTCACagattttgtttcaaaaatggaCAAACAACCAGACAACACTACAAAGTCTTACGGCCAAGAGGATCATGCATTTATGACTTTCTTCCGCAATTATTTTGGACCATTTATTTTGAATCCGTGTATGAAAGTAATAGTAGTGTTCATCTACCTGGGTTACATCGGTGTTGCGATATGGGGATGTTCTATGGTCGAACAAGGTTTGACCGAACAAGATCTAGTCCGTCAAGGTTCAGAAGCTAGCAAGTTTTTAGAtcttaaatataaatattttaagaCTTATGAACCAGCAGTTAGTCTTGTTATAAAGACCGAGCAGAATTACTGGGAGGCCGAGACACAAGAAATCATCGAGAGGACTTTGAGTAAATTAGAAGAAGATAAACATTTCCACGATTCGAGTATGACGATATCTTGGCTCCATGAGTATAAAAGATTCCTGGAGCTTGTTGGAATTTCAAATATCACCAAAGATTTGTTTATGAGCATACTCCGTGAACAATTTTTACTAATCCCTGCCTTTGAACCTTTCCAACTAGATATTGTATTTGATGAAACTAATACATCGATCAAAAGTTCACGATATTTTGTTCTGGGTAAAGACCTTTTTACTTCCAATGACGAGAAAGCCATGATGCTGAAAGCTCGGCAGGTCGCTAAAGATTGCGAGTTGATGCCATTGCTTACTCCCCGGCGTTTATTTACTTCGATCAATTCGTAGCTGTTATACCGACAACAGTTCAAAATATGATGATCGCCATCGGCTCTATCATTTGTGTCTCATTCCTACTTATTCCGAGTGCGACGTGCTGTGTCTGCGTGACAGTCTCCGTCGTCTCCATTCTCGTAGGAGTCATCGGATATATGACATTTTGGAACGTCAATCTGCACAGTGTGTCGCTGTTAGCACTTATTCTGAGCGTCGGTTTTAGCGTCGATTACACTATCCATATAACGTCGGCTTACGTGTCGGCAAGAGGGAGGAGGAGAGATCGTGTGATTCGTGCTTTGTACTCTGTCGGCATGCCGATTATTCAAGGAAGTCTTTCAACTATGTTCGCTATATTCATATGCGCGTTTTCATCGCATTATGGAATCCGCGTGTTCTTCAAATCTTTAACGTTAGTGAACTTATTTGGAATAGCTCATGGTTTAGTCTTCCTTCCAGTTATTTTATCGGTATTGGGACCATCTCAATAGGATATGCCGATAGTTCAGTTCAATGCCGACGTATAGACCTATCTCAAGATACATGCATCATTTTTCTCTTAAAGGAGTctctagcatcttcttttttatGGTATGGTGAGATTTTTtaacacacaaacattatgtaaccagagatTTCCGGTGGTCTTAAAATTATCTCTTTTTAAAAAAGAATAGTGAGTGATGAGGTAATACTCCTTTCAAAACAATGCTTAATATGCTTAATGTATAGAATATGAGGAATTTTGAAAATGATCTATGTTTTAAACAGATCAATATCTGGTCAATATGCCTTTTGTCAGACATATGGTTGTCAGTGTCTGTCATAATAAATgtaattattttaaatatctacgtattgtattgtttttattaataGGCTAATCCACGTATTTAATGAGCTAATATAAGTTATTTGGGAAAAGGCAATGTATGATTCACAGAATATTGTCTTCAAAccccaacttcaaacttggtcaaagtgatCCTAGtaacttccagataatttatgcataatgaaATAGCCGCCCCATGTAGCTGTGTGCTGCTGATTAATTAAGTTAATGAAGTAGCCTACCATATATAAGACTTTTACATTTTTAGGTATATGTACATTAATTTAAatgctaactactgaagataactgcttTCAtttaaactgctatctactgcagataacagctttcatttaattaatttaaattgatATCTATTAAAGATAATTGCTTTCATATAATTTAAATTGCTATCTGCATTCCttaaattaacttaaattgatatctactgaagataccagctttcatttaattaatttaaattgctatctactgaagataacacctttcatttagttaatttaaattgctatctactgaagaaagcagcttttatttaattaatttaaattgctgtctactgaagaaatcatttaattaattaaataattgctatctactgaagaaagcagctTACATTTAATTAACTtaaattgatatctactgaagatagcaactttcatgtaattaattaagtaattgctatctactgaagatagcagctttcattatttaattaattaaataattgctATCTGCTGTGTGCTGCTGAAGATGACGGTTTTCATTTGTTTAGTAGTTTaaattgctatctgctgaatatTACGGTTTTCATATAATAAATCAAATAATTGATATCTACTAAAAAGAACTGCTTTCATTGAGCTAATttaaactgctatctactaaagatagcagctTTCGTTAAATTAACTTaaattgcaatctactgaagataacagctttcatttaattaatttctaCTGAATATAtcagctttcatttaattcattgaAATTGCTACCCAGTTTTGAtttcaatgcctttgcaacaacTTGCTgtagagtcatgttaaacatcaagagtgtggatcggattccaaatgaaaccatctacaatctgaccaacaccactccactggttgccagagtcaagattcatcaactcaaatatctcggccatatactgcgtcttgaagacgacgagcctgtgaaagaatatgccctttacattccaccacatgggaagaggaaaccgggacagccgcgcacactgtacttacagtatgtccagcacttcctgggagatactgaagggatgctgcagccaaacaaaattgtttcgcttgcccaagatcgcaatagttggagaaagcttgtaggcctagtcgcctgctccgcagccgactgatgatgatgatgattttattaattttaaaatgctatctactgaagatagcggctttcatttaattaatttaattgctatctactgaagataattgctttcatttaattaatttaaattgctatctaccaGTGAAGATAATTGCTTTCATTTTATTAAttctaaaatgctatctactgaagatagcggctttcatttaattaatttaattgctatctactgaagataattgctttcatttaattaatttaaattgctatctaccaGTGAAGATAATTGCTTTCATTCAATttaaattactatctactgaagatagcggctTTCATCGAATTaatttaattgctatctactgaagataattgctttcatttaattaatttaaattgctatctaccaGTGAAGAtagcaactttcatttaattaacttaaattattgctatctactgaaaatagcagctTTCATGTAATTAATTTAAattgctatctatactgaagataactgctttcatttaattaacttaaattgatatctactgaagatagcagctttcgttaaattaacttaaattgc
It encodes:
- the LOC140141499 gene encoding patched domain-containing protein 3-like, which codes for MKLGIIRRFLPSTSYSILNADGDDLDEKSDPEYSVVQVNIDDQTTTDVQILDPDNNNSETTREICCKSCGPLDCIDHRLRHLFAAWGRIVARHPWPILLLPILVTIGLSVGFRYVTMETNQEKIYTPQNGKAKTERKIVDELFSSVSWEDHATPARLTELGRYIQIIFTTDDDQNVLILALLDKAYDVHQMVLDHITISGNVSYRYENLCIKWHDSCLANTVLTLYEDNEDYFTDNNISYPYSFLPDGNVGFLGAELGDVELWMEDEIETQFSPVKSAKTFRLLYYLKSEGEFDEINSKFESFVIKRVRKMSADWEDVNVVTFTSRTPDDEVKAATYEMIVLFPIAAALLLIFTVGSCMTKDPVRSKPWLAIAALVSTLLAMLSALGVMFFVGVPFVDMVVAMPFIIIGRGLDDAFIMLAAWRQTDTNLPVERRMSLTLADSVMSITATTVTDTLAFTVGSISSFVSIRTFCVYTGLAVVFDYIYQITFFAACMVFSGRREAAGRHCFTMKRIQKPYAIVATKRDEVTDFVSKMDKQPDNTTKSYGQEDHAFMTFFRNYFGPFILNPCMKVIVVFIYLGYIGVAIWGCSMVEQGLTEQDLVRQGSEASKFLDLKYKYFKTYEPAVSLVIKTEQNYWEAETQEIIERTLSKLEEDKHFHDSSMTISWLHEYKRFLELVGISNITKDLFMSILREQFLLIPAFEPFQLDIVFDETNTSIKSSRYFVLGKDLFTSNDEKAMMLKARQVAKDCELMPLLTPRRLFTSINS